The segment CTGCTTCGTCTCCAACTACATAAGCCTTGCTGCGCGCCAAACGCAGATTCCCGATCTGCTCCCTTTTCGAGGAGAAAATCGATGCGAGTGATAGCCATTTCCCTGGTTGCTATCGGCGGCCTCTTGGTCGCGGGACTGCTGGTCTCCCTGTCGATTTCGCCAAGCGAGGCCCCTGCGGCCGAACTGGCCAACCCGCTGATCGACTACGACGGCTTTGCGAAAGAGGCCGAAGTGGTTCGTGGGATCCGGGAAAATCGTCGCGTCTCCGAGGACCAGTTTATCGAAATGGCGAAGGATCCGCAGACGGTCGTGCTCGATTGCCGTAGCGCAGAGAAATACAAACTGCTGCATGTAAAAGGGGCGGTCAGCCTTCCCTTCTCCGAAATCACCGCCGAAGCGTTGGCCAAGGTGATTCCGACCAAAGAGACGCGCGTGCTGATCTACTGCAACAACAACTTTGAGAACGCTCCCGAAGCGTTCGCGTTCAAGCGGCCGGTCGCTTCGCTCAACCTGCATACCTACAACCAGCTCCATAACTACGGCTACACGAACGTCTATGAGCTGAAACCCCTCTTGGATCGACATGCGACCAAAATCGAGTTTGCCGGACTGGAAGTGGAGGTGGAGAAGTATCGACCCGAACAGCCGCGAAGCCTGCTCGCACTGCAACCTTCTGGCGGTTTTGGGGACGCGTCGCTTGAGAACCCACGCATCGACGTCGATGGCTTCTTGAAAGAAGTGAAATTGGTCCAGGAGATCCGCGAACTGCGCCGCGTTTCGG is part of the Blastopirellula sediminis genome and harbors:
- a CDS encoding rhodanese-like domain-containing protein, producing MRVIAISLVAIGGLLVAGLLVSLSISPSEAPAAELANPLIDYDGFAKEAEVVRGIRENRRVSEDQFIEMAKDPQTVVLDCRSAEKYKLLHVKGAVSLPFSEITAEALAKVIPTKETRVLIYCNNNFENAPEAFAFKRPVASLNLHTYNQLHNYGYTNVYELKPLLDRHATKIEFAGLEVEVEKYRPEQPRSLLALQPSGGFGDASLENPRIDVDGFLKEVKLVQEIRELRRVSEDDFIRMSHDPETVILDARSVEKYKLLHARRAVNLTFPDVTEEALAKVIPTKDTRVLIYCNNNFKNAPVAFGPKGFRASLNIHTFIVLHNYGYTNVYELKPLLDRETTKIQFEGTEVDAAK